CGTCAATTTTAAGGTCAGCATAATTATTTGTATCAATGGCAAACTCATAAACGCCGCCGGCAGTCTGAAGATAAGCCGTCCATTCCGCCGAGAAAGGCCCGTCAACCGGGGATACATTCCAGTCAAAGGAAAGCACTGAATCCACCCTGTGAAGGGAGGGATATCCTTCCCAGCGTTCATTCCGGAAATATCTGGCATAAAATCCTTCGGAAAGTTCCTTGTCCCTGTTTGCCATAGCTTCCTGTGCATCCACTTCAAAAGCATACATATGGACATACGCGCTGTTATACTTTTCATATACTGTTATCAGCCTGCCTTTAGGATAAATCCTTGGCAGATCATATACAGCCGTATTTTTATGCGCTGAACCAAGCAGATAATATATATTTTTTCCTTCCGGATTTGCAAAAGGAACTAACGAAGGCGAATAATAGCCATAACTTTTTCTTGATTTTTCGCGCGCGAGAAAATAAAAGGGTTTATTTGCAAACGTAGAATCCACAATCCCGTACCAGTCATCCCCTTTTGACATTACAAATTCAGCAGCCGTCCTGCCAATCGTGTCAAAATTTGACCAGCAGACATTATCTTTGGCCTGAACTTCAAAATAATCTTTATAGTTTATACCGGCAATTATACCGCACCCAATAAGCGCGATTAAAACAGCCGCTTTTCTTCCCATCCCGGCAAACTGTTCCGCCGCATAAACAAAAAACCTGTTTATTACAAGCCCTACAAAAATAATTATGGGTATCATTGAATATATTACCCTTAAAGACTGCGGAGCTTCTATTGTCAGCAGCCCGGGCACCAGAAAAAAAACAAACAAAGAAATAATAAAAAAATAAAAAACATTAAATGAGTTAAGCAGCATAAATCCCAGGCCAAGTACGGCAAGCCCGCCTGTGACATAATCAAGCACCGGCCTTCCCATAATATTATGCCTTGGGTTCTGGTCGCCGTATCTTGTAAACATCTGGAACGTCTTTTTAAATGTGTCTTTTATAGCCTGTTCCCTTGTAAAATGTCCGTGAAACCACTGCTTAACAAGCTGTTCATTAAGCAGGGATGTCTGATTTGTCCTTGCCATAAACTGCGATGGATTGCCCGCAAAATACAGCCCCAGGGGCGCAAAGACTATAAAAAAAACACCAATTGATATAAATATTTTTTTCAGGTTTTCCCTGTAAAAAGCAAAATTTTTAACCGCTAAAAATAAAGCTGTTACTATTACCGCCGGATAAAGCATCCTTCCGGGCACATAGCCGTAAGCATTAAGGCCCAGTAAAGCTCCCATCATCACAAAATCAAATGTCTTTTTACGCGACAGCGCCATATAGATAAAATAAACCGCAAGTATTCCTATTAATACGCCATAAATACAATAAAAACTTATCCTGCTGAAATTTACATGCCAGCGCATTACCGCGAAAATAATCCCCACGGCAAAAGCCGTTTTAACACCGAACATTCTCCTGGTTAAAAAATATACCGCAACAACGGACACTATCCCGATCACAGCCATCGTGGCCCTGGCCTGTACTATCCCGGCACCGAATATTTTAAAAACAAAAGATACTATATATATAGGAAAAGCCGCGTGCATTATGTCGCCGCCCACATATACCGGATACTTCACCCCATACATTGAACCTTTAGTTATCATTTCCACGGCATTGGAAGATATTGTGGCTTCATCATACGCAAAACCGGCCGGCGTTTCATTAATTATATAAAGCCTGAAAAAAGCGGCAACAGCCGCAATTACAGAGACATATATTATTTCCGCCGTTAACGATGACTTTTCCGGCATTTCAGGCATACCGGACACCACGCGCCTGTACCGGTAGGAAACTTCAGCTGCCAGGAAAATTACAGACGCAGCAACATACCACAGATAAACCGGAGGCTTAACAGAATTATGTCCAAAGATCATCGCCTGTCCCGCAAAAACAATAAAAAGCGCCAGCGCCATTATATAAAAAGGCCCTATTGCCCCAAGCATTTTTTTAAAATCACCGGCCGCCGGCACAAAAGCCGCGCCGATATTGTCGGAAATTATCATAAAAGGATTTACATCCGCCTGCGTTATTGCCGGCTGTTTTAATTCACGTTGTTTTGTGGCTGCAGAAAACACAGCAGGTAATAAGCGTCTGGCAGGTACTACTTTGACAGCCGGTAATTCAGTTTTTTCAATTTTAAGTTTTGACTCTTCAGGCTTTTTTTCAGCCTTTTCTTTCACTTTATATACTTCTGTTATAACAATGGGTTCAGATTTTACTTTTACTCCGCAATGCGGACAAAATATGTGGTCAGAATTTATCTTCCCGTTGCACTTATAACAGTACATATAGCCTCCGGTTACTTCTTTGTATTTCTGCTTCCGCGTTTGGTGATAGGCATGCCTTTTTTACACATAGGGCACTCTTTTTCCTCATAAGTGGTTATATCCATGTGCGCAAGGGCAAATGTTTCTCCTTCGCCAAAGTTTATGTTTTTACCGCTTCTGTCAATTAAAAGCCCTGTGCCTGCTATTTCACACTTATAATTTTCCTTAAGCTCCGCTATTATTTCCTGAACAGAACCGCCGGTTGTAACAATATCTTCCACAATAAGCACCCTTTCGCCTTCCGCAATATCAAACCCGCGGCGCAGCTTAAGTTTGCCTTCTTCCCTTTCCATAAAAATTCCGCGCACGCCAAGCTGCCTTGCTGTTTCATAGGAAAGTATTATCCCCCCTATGGCGGCTCCCACGACAACATCAATTTTATGTTTCTTAAAATGCGCGGCTATCTGTTTGCACAGATATTCCGTCGGCTTTGGCTGCTGCAGCACCGTAAATTTTTCCAGGTAAATATTGCTGTGTTTTCCTGACGTAAGCATAAAATGCCCCACCAAAAGAGCGTTTGCTTTTCTGAAAACCTCAAGAATTTTTTCTTCTTTTTGCATTGTCGCTACCTTCCTTTATCTCTTTTAGGATATTTTCCACAGCCAGCACCCTGTCATCCGCTTTTAATATAGGCCTTGCAACAACAATATAATCCGAACCCGCGGCAATCGCGTCCTTTGGCGTCATAATCCTTTTCTGGTCATCCTTGCTTATCTTTCCTGTTCTGATGCCAGGCGTCACTATAACAAAATCCGGCCCAAGTTCTTTTCTTAACATTTTTATCTCATGCGGCGAACACACCACGCCGTCCGCACCCGCTTTTTTGGCGGATTTGGCGAGCGCAAGCACCATCTTTTTTACATCAAGCGCTGTTTTAACGGAAGCTTTAAGGCTTCTGTTGTCAAAACTGGTAAGCACCGTTACCGCCAGAAGAAGCGGAGGGTCAAGTTTCATTTTATCCGATGATTTCATAATGGCTTCCTTGGCGTAGCTTATCATTTTTTCTCCGCCAAGCGCGTGCACATTTACCATATTTACCCCATAACGAGCCGCTTCATAACACGCGTTATATACAGTCTGCGGTATGTCAAAAAACTTGGCATCATAAAAAACCTTTAACCCTTTGCGTTTTAAAGTGCTTACAAGGCGCGGGCCGTCTTTGGTTATAAGCTGCAGGCCGACTTTATAATATTTGATATATGGCGCCATTTTATCAATAAGATTATACGCTTCTGCCATATCATCAACATCAAGCCCAAATATAAGTTTTTCCCTTAAATCCGCGTCTAAGTGCCTGTTCTTATCCATTGTTTTCCACTTCCTTAACCTGTTTTTTTTCAGTCTTTTTCTTTAAAAGTTCCGGATCAACGTGCTTTCCTATTATAAACATCCAGGCGTACTCGTAATCCCCGCCCTTATCATCTTTGGCTATAACCCTTACTTCATGCGTGCCGCGCGTCATTTTTGTGGAGTATTCATATGTTAACATTTTGGTATCGGGGTTGTAAACCGAATCCTTTAATACAACCCTTCCCATCATAAATTTTATTGTGGCTGTGTTAATGCCCGCGTCCTCCGCCAGTTCCGCTTTTATTACAGGTATACGTTCTTCTATAATGGCGGAATCAGGAGGATAAACAGATTTTACCTTTATCTGTTTTTTTTCAAATATCTTTTTAAATTTTTCAATGTCCGAATTGTTGTAGAGCATTGTGCGTTTTAAAGCGTATTTATCGGTTTCAGCCGTGTTGTATGAAGGTACAACGGAAAAACCCGCCTTGTAGCCTGCCTTTTTGACAAAAGCAATTACCTCTTCCGAGTAGGCGCCGTAAGGGTATGCAATTGTATCCATTACAAGCCCGGTCTTATCTTCAAGGTATTTCTTTGAACCTAAAATTTCATTTTCAAGGAATCCAAGGTACTCTTTGTCATCCATTAAATACTTTTTGCCTTTCCTTGTTTTCTGTTTTAAGGAAAGAATCGGATGCGTGGCGCTGTGGCTGCCGAATTCAAAACCATCCGCGGCCATCTCTTTTATCTGCGCCACATTAAGCGCGTTTTTTCCGCCGGGCAGAAAATGGTTATACAGATACGTGGTTGCGGTATAACCATATTTTTTTAAAAGCGGGTAAGCTTTTTCATAAATGCTTCTGTATCCGTCATCAATAGTAATTACAACGGTCTTTGCGGGCGGGTTTTTTCCTTTTTCAACATATTTCACGTATTCAGACATGGAAATCACGTTATATTTATTTTCTTTAAGGTATTTAAGGTGTTCTTCAAACATATCAGGAGAAATATAATAAATATCCCCGAATACTTTCTTTTTTGGGTCGGTAATTTTGCGCTCTTCAAACCTGTGATAGCACAGCACATTTACCAGCGCATCTTCAGTTTTTACACCGGTGTCAATATTACCCGACGCCTGCAGGGATACTGCCGCAGCAAAGAAAAACACGATTACTTTAAGTGTCAGTTTATTCTTCATCTTGTCTCCGTTTTAAGTATAGTCTTTTTATATAAACAGCTGCTCTGCCTGTAATGATACCCAGCAAAAACCCGGCAGCTGTATCAAGCGGATAGTGCCCGCCGGTGTAAACGCAGAAAAAAGCCGTGAAAAACACAAACAGCGCCAGATACGGCCTTGCGGTTTTGTATTCCCACAATGCCGCCGCAAGGGCTGCCGCCATAGCGGTGTGCGTTGAAGGAAACGCCAGCCCAAGCCGCCTCATTTCCACAAGAAAATTTACATCAGAAAGTTCCGCAACAGGCCTCTTTCTTCCAAACAGCGGCTTTAACAGCCTGGAACTTATGACGTTGGTTATAATTAACGCCCACATGGAAAAAGCCGCATTTACTTTTGCGCGCCTGTCCCATTTTTTAAACAGAATAAAAAAGCCTGCCGCCGCAACAATAACAAGAAATACGTCATTAGCCGCGTATTTCATTGCTTCGGCAAGATATTTATTATACAGCCCTGAATTAATTATTCTGAAAAGCCATATATCGGCGGAAATTACCGCGCTTTTTATTTCATTGAACATCATTGCCTCTTACGTATTTGTATCAGTAATTTATTTTATACAGCGCGGACATTTCATTACGGTAAACGGCTTCTCCCATCATATTGAACTTCCCAAGGTAATCAGGGTAAAGGCCGCGTTCTATATTTCCCACATAAACATAGCGTATGCCGTATTTTTTAATCTTTTCAAGCGCGGCGTTAATGTCATTTGTCCTGTATATAAATGCCGCGTCATTGTTCCTTTCATTTACCTGGGTTCCCCTTCCGCTCTGCTGGGATACCTGGTATCCCCAGCCCACAAGCGTGGGTATGCCTGTGTAAATTGACAGCCTGGACGCTCCGCTGTACATACGTTCTCCCGGAGCTTCTAAAACGGGCTCTATCTTATTCAGATTTTTATTGATCCAGTCTATGGCTTTATAATCAAATTTATCATAATCCATATCAGCGCCCGGCCTTCTTTCAAGTTTTTCCATAAAAGCAAGGCCGTCTATACGCGGATGTTTATAAGCTTCTTTCACCTCTATATTGCAAATGCTCATCTTTATCGCGGACCCCATTATCGGGTACAGGACCGCCGGCAGCATTATAAAAATAAAACCGCCCATAAGGATAAACTTGCCGGCTTTATTCCTTAAAACCGCAAGCGCGGCCCCGGAGAATATTACCGTCAGGATAAAGAATGTTTCAAAAAGATTTCCGCCGTTTTTAAAGTCAATAAAATAAAGGGCAAATGACACAGCAAGAAAAACGAATGCGGAAGAAGAACTTAAAAGCACGGATTTTGGGCTGAATTTAAAATGTTTAACGTTCCGGCTGTAAACCACGTTAAACAGCTGAGGCACTGCCACTGCAAGCATTGTCCACGCCACCATATAAAATTTGAATACCGTGTTCATTCTGCCGTCTGCCACATAAAGGATTTCCGTACCCAGCACGATTCCAAGGGCCAGGAAAACAGCCATTAAGGAAAACCGTTCCGCCGTGTCTTTAGTTTCAAATAACCTCCACGCCATTACAGCCATCATTATCAAAAGCGGGCCGAATGTGGGTTGTAAAAAAAACGACAAGGCCGCGGCAGCAGCCGCTATTACAAGCGCCAGTGTAAAAGGCACTGATACCTCTTCACTGTCAAAGATTTTTTCCAAAATCTTTGACACGTTGCCGCCGGCTTTTTTAAAACTCCATTTTTTAATCTTTAACGCGCCGGAAATTTCTGCTATTTTAGCCCCGCCGGCGTATATCACGTAAAGCGAATACGCGCATATTACAACAAAAAATACGGAGAAGTATTTAAACATCTGGTAAAAAGTGGCACGTTCCGGTTTGCTTATAAACTTAGGCCCGCTGTTATACGGCGACTGAAAAGCCGAATGGAACGGCAGGTATAACAGATAAGAAAAACCGGCTATAATTATAAGCACAACCGTTACTTTTAACAATTCATAAACAGCCGGTTTAATGCCGGGCCTGTTTCTTTTTACGTTATAAACACTTATAAGGTAATACACAGAAACCGCCGCGAAAACCAGCCCGTAAAGAAGAAACACAGGCGGAAAATTCCATGTATTAATCGTCAGCATTCCGCCAAGGGTCAAAGCCAGCATAAATGCCATAATAACGCGCTGAGGGTAATTATCGCCCAGCGCGGACATTATGCCGCCGCCCTTTTCCGCGTTTTTAAACAGCGCGAATAAAAGCGCAATTGCAAGGACAGTGACAGGTATTACTATGTTATGAGCGTGCAGGTCGCCGTAAAGGTAGCTGAAAAACGGCACTTCTGTTATTGCGGGTGACGGGTAAATTCTTGTGGGGTCCCAGATAAACTGAAACCTTGAAATTAAAGAAGGTATCCTAAGCAAATTTCCCGCGGAAACCACCGCATTAAAAATGAATTCAAGCGTGTGAAAATTTCCCGCGCAGGCTAAAAGCAGCCCGCCAAAAATCCCAAAACGGCGTTTGCCCGTCATGCTGTAAGCAAGCGAAAAAGCCGCAATAAAAGAAAGCGCGAACAGTATTGAAAGCGACAGGTTATATGTCACCCTTGGGAAGATACCAAGCAGTTTGGAAGCGGTGGCCAGCATCAGCTGCCCCCAGTAATAATAATTAAGCGTGTATCCGGAAAGCCACGGGTCCATAGGCGGGAAAGTCACGCCGTTAAAAATGGCGGACAGATAAGCCATTCCCATCGGTTCGCCGCCGCCGTTGTAGCCATGCCCCGGTACATTATGAATATCAGGAGTCCATAATTTAACAATCACAAAAAGCATATAAGCGGCAAGGAAAAGGGTTTCAGTAAGAATTATATGCTGCCTGTTTGCGGAATAGAATTCAGCCGTTTCTTTTCTGTTTTTTAATGTGTACCATATAGAAAGCGCCGCTGCCGCAAAAAGCAGAATCCAGAGATTTATCTGGTAAAAATTCCATACCTTTGCAGATACCATAATCCAATTAATCCATGTAAAAACAAAAAGCCCTGATATTTTAGCAAGCCCATAGCCCTTATCTTTTAAACTGCCAAAAACTTTTGAATGCATAGGCCATATAATCAGCGCAAGCACCTGTATCAGCACATACCATAAAAACACCGAAAGATACGGCATTACAGGCGTGATAATATCCCTCACTTTTCCAATATTGGCATTAAACGCTCCTTTTTCTTTTTTAAAACTCTGCTGCGCCCCAAATTTCGCCTTAACTTCGCTTTCGCCTTTTATTATCAGTTCCCTTAACTGCTCTTTTGAAAGGTACGCTTCATTTTTAAAAACATGAACATGCGGATGGTCATAAAGCTGAAAAGATTCGTCCGATTTGTCATCTATTATATCTATTCCAAAAAGCGACGGGTAAACGGCTTTTTCATAAGCAAGTTTAAACCCAAGTTTTTCAGGATTTGAAAGCATTGTGGTGTAGTAAAAATAGTTAATGGGGTATTTCTGCGGCAGCCTTAAATAAGTGCCTTTTGCCCTTCTGTCAGCCATTACAACATAATCTGACTGCGAAAGTTTTGACGACAGTTCTTCATATTTCCATGTAGTGTCAGGTTCCTGAAGCGCCCAGTGCAGCCCGCGGTACATTCCGGGGTGTCCGTTTGCCGCGTATGTGGGAAGGTCATCGCCCCACATTTCATTTAATACTGTTGTCTGTTTAGGCGGATTTACGGTGTTGTCCACAGCGGGTACATCCCGGTAAAACCATTCTGACGCCTGCACCCATGTATGCTTCTGATTGTAAATATTCATAAAAGCAAGGCCGTAAAAAACAGCGCCCGCGACAACAACATACCTTATAACAAGCGCGGACTTTTTAAATTTTGTTTTCTCATACAGGTCATACAAAAACTTGGCCGTAAGTATGGCAAGAAACGGAGTCATTGGTATTAAATACCTGTTAAACTTGGCAAATGACATCCCTATAATAAGGAAGAACGGCACCACCCACGCAAGTATCAGCAGCGTGTCCTTATCTTTTATCTGCCCGTGTTTGATCAGGTTCTTAAAGAACATAAAGACATAAAATAATAACGCTATTAAAGCCGCGGTTCCGTATGGTATTCCCATAGTATATTTTACAAGGTTATTTATCTGGTAAAGGTACGGGGTGGTGTTTCTGTATTGCCTGTTATACGGGACATCCCCTTCCCCTGTCACAAGAATATTTTTCTGGTAATTCTGATCGCCGGTAAATTTATTAAAGTCCAGTATCGCGTATGGCATAAAAACAAAGAAAGCAACCGCGGTAATAAGCACCGCCCACGTCATATTTATCCACGCTTCTTTTTTTCTTTCGGATTCAGCCCTGGTTTTTGCTTTAAGCGAGAAGAAGTACAGCAGATGCGCGGTAAAAATAACCAGGCCTACCGGCATTGCGGCTGTTTTGGATGCAAGCGCCGCGCCGTAAAACACCGCGGCCAGAATGTAATTTACAAGGGTTCCCTTTTTATAAATACGCGCCGAAAAGTATATTGTACCCGCCACAAAAAAAGTGACAAAAGTATCAACGGTAAAGAAATGCCCCGCGTGAATATGCAGTACGGTAAACGCCAGCAGCACCGATGACAGCAGCGCTATCTTTGGGCCAAATAGAATAAGAGCCGTGAAGAAAATGAAAATAAGCGTGCCGGTATCCACAAGGCCGGAAAGTTTTCTTGCACCGCCGATTAAGGCTTTATTCATGTCTTTTATAAGCCCTTTGCTGTGGAAAAAATTAATCATATCCTTTCTTGCCGCCAGTATATATAAAGGAAGGGAGCCGTACTGCAAGCCGATAGGTTTGCCCGGGTATGACAAAGAAGGCACCGCATTGGAAACTATCCAGCGCTCGTCAGGGTGAAACTGCCTGTCATTGGTCCAGTCCGCGGACTTTGTCCTAAGAAACAAAGCAATAAGGACAACAACCGCAAAAAGAATGTACGTTCCTAAATTTGACTTTTTCTTTTCAGGTTTTGCCTTAAAAACTTTTTTGACGGCTTTCTTTGCTTTTTTCGCAGCCATTTGTCTCCCCTTTGAAATTCAGTTAAAATATTGCGGGTTAAAGACCCGCGTCTGCCAACATTAAAAACTGGACGCAACATGTTGCGTCTCTACTTTAAAAAACAAAATACAAATATTAAACCACTTTTGCGGTTACGCTTCTGCCTAACTGCTTTATGCTTAATTGCTTATTTTAAATCCAACTGCCGCACCCTAAAGGGCGCGCCTACCAAAGCTTAGATAACTGCCGCGGGTTAAAAATCCGCGTCTTCCAACATTAAATCAAGACGCAATATATTGCGTCTCTACTTTAAAAAACAAAATACAACTATTAAACCGCTTTTGCGGTTACGCTTCTGCTTAACTGCCTTATGCTTAATTGCTTATTTTAAATCCAACTGCCGCACCCTAAAGGGTGCGCCTACCAGATCTAAACCAACCATCCAAGCATCTAACCTTCCAAGCATCCAACCATCCAAGCATCTGACTTCCTTACTTCTTCCCCTGCTCTAAAGCCAGTGTCTTTGTTGTCATATCCATTACAGCTGAAGGGCCAAAATACTGTATGGGGCCGGGGAAAAGATAGCTTTCCGTCATTGCCCAATTGTCCCTGTTTTTTACAAGGTATTTAAAGGGCGCCGCGTTTAATTCAACCAGCGCTTTCTGAATAACGGGTTTTTCTTTACCTTTTCTTCTTTCTATGTTCATCATCATGGTAAGCGGAATACCGCCGCATATCCATTGCGAGGATTTCTTTGTAAGGTTCCTGACGGACGAAAGGTAGCCTGTCATTCCGTTTAACGCAAGAAACACGGCGTTGTAACCAAGCGCGTAGCAATAGTTGGTGTCAAAGTTGGAAGGCGCTCCGCAGCGGCCTTCGTATCCAAAAAAGTGCGTTATTGCGGAAAACTTGCCTTTATATTCGCCTTTTTCTTTTAATTCTTTTAACTTTCTTGCGACCATATCTATTAAAAGTTTTTCTGTTTCTATCTGGGATACCGCCACGTTTCCGTGCGGATCGCGGTCAAGCATAAGCTGCGATTCAATACCATCCGGCAGCGACTTCATCAGCGCCGCAAGCTGTTCCGGCAGTTTTGTGTAAACGAACTGTTTTTTCTCCACAATTGAAGCCATTTTGGAAAGCGCTTCTTCATTGTCGGCAAGTACGTCATTTAACGCGGAAATAAGTTTTTTAACTTCCGGAATAAATTCTATAAGCCCTTCGGGTACAAGCACAACGCCGAAGCTTTTTCCTTTGGCCGCCCTTGCGGAAACTATTTTTGCTATGTCTTCAACCACTTTGGCAAGGGTCATATTTTTAGCAAGCACCTCTTCGCCGATAAGGGTTATATTAGGCTGGGTTTTCAACGCGACTTCAAGGGTGATGTGCGATGCGCTTCTTCCCATAAGGCGTACAAAATGCCAGTACTTTCTTGCGGAATTTACGTCGCGGCAGATATTACCCACAAGTTCCGAGTATATTTTTGTTGCCGTATCAAAACCAAATGATGTTTCTATCTGCTTGTTTTTTAAATCCCCGTCAATAGTCTTGGGCACGCCTATAACGTTTATGGGCGCGTTTTCTTTTTTAAAATATTCCGCAAGCAGCGCCGCGTTTGTATTGCTGTCATCGCCGCCCACTACAACAAGCGCGTCAATTTTATTCTTTAAAAGGCCGTTCTTTGTGGCTTCAAACTGTTCCGGTGTTTCTATTTTTGTCCTGCCCGACTGTATCATGTCAAATCCGCCGGTGTTCCTGTAATTATCCATAAGGGATGACGTGATTTCCATAAACTTATTTTCAATTAATCCTGAAGGCCCGCCAAGAAAACCGATAAGCCGGTTGCTTTTATTTGCTTTTTTAAGCCCGTCAAACAGCCCCGCGATAACGTTATGGCCGCCGGGCGCCTGCCCGCCGGATAACACAACGCCGATTTTAACAGCACTTTTGCGGACAGTTTTATTTGCACCTTTGCCGAATGTCACAATGGGCCCGCCATAAACATGGTCAAAAAGATTTTTTACGGTTTCTTTGTCGGAAATTGATTCAGTTGCCTTTCCTAAAACCGCCTTTATCATAGCCGGCTTTCCCTTTAATATCGCGGGAAGCTCCGGTTTGTATTTCATCCTTTCAAGCTGAAGTTCCGACCTGTGTACTTTTGATTTCGCGCTTTTTGCCATACCAATAGCCTCCTGAATATATAAAATACATGATTTTAAACAATAGGTGTATTATAGAAAAAAAGAGGGTAAAAAACAAGGTTTTTAAAGGCAGCAAAAAATCCGGAGGGACGGAAGGACGGCTTGGATGCTCCGCATTGCTTATAATTAATTTTCTGTCTTCTCTTCACTTATGCTTCGCCGGCCTTTACTAATCTGCGGCAAATTTCCGTTTTTTTTGTATTTCTTAAACAACAACGCTTTTTTATTAAACCCGGCTTCAAAGCAGGGTTTTAATTTACACGGCTTTGCAAAATAGAAATGTCCTGTTTTGGCAGTATTAATCCCCTGCAGGAATTACAAAGCTTATTTTAGCCCCGGTACCGCCGTCGCCGGATTCGGCCCATATTTTTCCGCCGTGAAATTCCATAATCTTTGCCGCTATAAACAGCCCCACACCCGCCCCCTGATGCTTTCTTGTAAGGTGGCTTTCAGACTGGTAAAATTCCTCAAATACCTTTTTACGCTCTTTTTCAGGTATCCCTTCCCCGCGGTCTGTCACAGATACCAGAATATATTCTTTTGCAGCGTCAAGTGAATCTCTTATTTCAGCAGGAATAATGTTATCATTGCCTTTAAACTTGGCCACATGCGTCCGCACCACGCTTCCGGGCTCTGAAAATTTAACGGCATTACTCATAATATTCAGCAGCGCCTGGGACAGCCTGTCCGGATCCGCATTCGCGGATAAATCTTCACCCTCGGCAGACGGTTCAAAACTTACGCCGTTTTGACCGGCATTATACTTAAACTCTTCAATCCTGCTGTTTATGAAATCCGCGACATTTAAACGTACTTTATCTATCTGAATTACACCCGCTCTAATTTTTTCCATATCCGACAGGTCATGAACAATAAGCCGAAGCCTTTCCGTATTTTCATTTATGGCATCCACAAATTCTTTCTGTTCCTGCGTCAGGTTTTCAGAATTCTTCTTTTTTAAAAACGAGGAATAACCTTTAATAATAGCTATGGGGGTGCGCATTTCATGAGATATTATAGCGATAAAATTTGTCTTCATTTTGTCATATTCCTGAAGTTTCCTGTAATTTTCCCTTAATTCTTTCTCCGCCTTTTCAATCGACCCCAAATGTACGCTTACCATTGAATATACAAGCGCCGCGGTAATAAAGACGTACACCCATCCTTTAACAGTCTGCGCAAACGCGTACGCGTCAGTTGTATGCATAAACAGCGATAATGTTTTATCAGAAAAAAATATCCACAGAATTCCAAACAGAAAGTAAACAGCCGCGATTTTAAAAGCTGATTTTTTCATAATCCAGCGGTTTCCCCTTATATTCGTTTTTATAACGTTCCCTTTTCTGACATATTAAAATTATAACAGACTATTGAAGCCCCAGAATATACTATTTTTATTATTTCTTTTTATAAATTTCCTTAAGGGCAAATTCAAGGCCGGGGAAACCAAACTTAAAACCTGCTTCAAGCAGCCTTTTTGGATATGCTTTTTGCCCTGCCAGCAGCACTTCTTTGGCAAGTTCACCTGCAATCATCTTTACCAGAAACTCCGGTTTGCGGAAAAAAGACGGCCTTCCTAAAACCTTGCCCAGTAATTTTGAAAATTCAAGGTTGGTAACAGGTTCCGGCGCGGTTAGATTATAAATACCGGATGTGTTCTGATTTTCTATTAAATGTATTATGGCGTGTATTTCGTCTTTTACGTGAATCCATGAATGGTACTGCCTGC
The nucleotide sequence above comes from Candidatus Goldiibacteriota bacterium HGW-Goldbacteria-1. Encoded proteins:
- a CDS encoding orotate phosphoribosyltransferase, encoding MQKEEKILEVFRKANALLVGHFMLTSGKHSNIYLEKFTVLQQPKPTEYLCKQIAAHFKKHKIDVVVGAAIGGIILSYETARQLGVRGIFMEREEGKLKLRRGFDIAEGERVLIVEDIVTTGGSVQEIIAELKENYKCEIAGTGLLIDRSGKNINFGEGETFALAHMDITTYEEKECPMCKKGMPITKRGSRNTKK
- a CDS encoding orotidine-5'-phosphate decarboxylase, whose amino-acid sequence is MDKNRHLDADLREKLIFGLDVDDMAEAYNLIDKMAPYIKYYKVGLQLITKDGPRLVSTLKRKGLKVFYDAKFFDIPQTVYNACYEAARYGVNMVNVHALGGEKMISYAKEAIMKSSDKMKLDPPLLLAVTVLTSFDNRSLKASVKTALDVKKMVLALAKSAKKAGADGVVCSPHEIKMLRKELGPDFVIVTPGIRTGKISKDDQKRIMTPKDAIAAGSDYIVVARPILKADDRVLAVENILKEIKEGSDNAKRRKNS
- a CDS encoding diphosphate--fructose-6-phosphate 1-phosphotransferase, producing MAKSAKSKVHRSELQLERMKYKPELPAILKGKPAMIKAVLGKATESISDKETVKNLFDHVYGGPIVTFGKGANKTVRKSAVKIGVVLSGGQAPGGHNVIAGLFDGLKKANKSNRLIGFLGGPSGLIENKFMEITSSLMDNYRNTGGFDMIQSGRTKIETPEQFEATKNGLLKNKIDALVVVGGDDSNTNAALLAEYFKKENAPINVIGVPKTIDGDLKNKQIETSFGFDTATKIYSELVGNICRDVNSARKYWHFVRLMGRSASHITLEVALKTQPNITLIGEEVLAKNMTLAKVVEDIAKIVSARAAKGKSFGVVLVPEGLIEFIPEVKKLISALNDVLADNEEALSKMASIVEKKQFVYTKLPEQLAALMKSLPDGIESQLMLDRDPHGNVAVSQIETEKLLIDMVARKLKELKEKGEYKGKFSAITHFFGYEGRCGAPSNFDTNYCYALGYNAVFLALNGMTGYLSSVRNLTKKSSQWICGGIPLTMMMNIERRKGKEKPVIQKALVELNAAPFKYLVKNRDNWAMTESYLFPGPIQYFGPSAVMDMTTKTLALEQGKK